A single genomic interval of Microbacterium galbinum harbors:
- a CDS encoding amino acid permease: MTDSAPTAPATASSTASTSLKPGLTRRQISMMGLGSAIGAGLFVGSGQAIGLAGPAVLISYLVAGSIVVLVMAMLAEMVAARPSSGAFSSYAQDAMGRSAGSAVGWMYWIQLVVVIAAEATGAAGIVAGRVPAVPAWVWVLLFVAAFTAINLFAVSGYGRFEFWFAAIKVTAIIVFLVIGVCAILGLFPGVPATGIAHLFDEGGFAPNGAAGIAAALLIVVFAFGGTELVAIAAAESADPGRSIRRIVRQVLVRILVFYLGSIFVIVAVLPWNTPAVLDGPFSAVLATLRLPGVDLVMSIIVVVALLSAMNANIYGASRMVFSLGERGLAPRALTRTTVKGVPRIAVVASVVFGFVAVGLNWAFPDVVLPVLLNVVGSTLLVTWAAVAVSQIILRRRAERTGTELPIRMWGFPWLSWLCVALIAGVVVLAAFDAAARTQLLLTAGLTLALWVVARLTRRR; encoded by the coding sequence GTGACCGACTCCGCCCCCACCGCACCCGCCACCGCGTCGAGCACCGCATCGACCTCGTTGAAGCCGGGGCTGACGCGCCGTCAGATCTCGATGATGGGACTCGGCAGCGCGATCGGTGCCGGTCTCTTCGTCGGCTCGGGGCAGGCGATCGGTCTGGCCGGTCCCGCGGTGCTGATCTCGTACCTCGTGGCGGGTTCCATCGTCGTGCTGGTGATGGCGATGCTCGCCGAGATGGTGGCCGCGCGCCCCAGCTCCGGCGCCTTCAGCTCCTACGCGCAGGATGCGATGGGGCGCAGCGCCGGCAGCGCGGTCGGATGGATGTACTGGATCCAGCTCGTGGTCGTGATCGCCGCCGAGGCGACGGGCGCCGCGGGGATCGTCGCGGGGCGGGTGCCGGCCGTGCCCGCCTGGGTGTGGGTACTGCTGTTCGTCGCCGCGTTCACCGCCATCAACCTCTTCGCGGTGAGCGGCTACGGACGGTTCGAGTTCTGGTTCGCGGCGATCAAGGTGACCGCGATCATCGTGTTCCTCGTGATCGGCGTCTGCGCGATCCTCGGGCTGTTCCCCGGGGTGCCGGCGACCGGCATCGCGCATCTCTTCGACGAGGGCGGCTTCGCCCCGAACGGCGCCGCCGGCATCGCCGCCGCCCTGCTCATCGTCGTCTTCGCGTTCGGCGGCACCGAACTCGTCGCGATCGCGGCGGCGGAATCGGCGGACCCCGGCCGCAGCATCCGCCGGATCGTGCGCCAGGTGCTCGTGCGCATCCTCGTGTTCTACCTGGGCTCGATCTTCGTGATCGTCGCCGTGCTGCCGTGGAACACCCCGGCGGTGCTCGACGGTCCGTTTTCGGCGGTGCTCGCCACCCTGCGCCTTCCCGGCGTCGATCTGGTGATGTCGATCATCGTCGTCGTGGCGCTGCTGTCGGCCATGAACGCCAACATCTACGGCGCCTCGCGCATGGTGTTCTCGCTGGGGGAGCGCGGCCTCGCGCCCCGCGCGCTCACGCGCACCACCGTGAAGGGGGTTCCGCGGATCGCCGTCGTGGCCTCGGTCGTCTTCGGCTTCGTGGCCGTGGGGCTGAACTGGGCGTTCCCCGACGTCGTGCTCCCGGTGCTGCTGAACGTCGTCGGCTCGACGCTGCTCGTGACGTGGGCGGCCGTCGCGGTGTCGCAGATCATCCTGCGCCGCCGCGCCGAGCGCACGGGCACGGAGCTGCCGATCCGCATGTGGGGCTTCCCCTGGCTGTCGTGGCTGTGCGTCGCGCTGATCGCCGGCGTCGTCGTGCTGGCGGCGTTCGATGCCGCAGCTCGCACGCAACTGCTGCTCACGGCCGGGCTGACGCTCGCGCTCTGGGTCGTCGCACGCCTCACACGCCGGCGCTGA